DNA from Elusimicrobiota bacterium:
ACGGCTTCCCGTTAAAGACGTTTCAATAATCGGGCGAAACGTCCAAGGGGTGCGGCTCGTGCGTCTTGACGAAGGGGACAAGCTTGCCGCGATAGCAACAGTAGTTAAAGAAGAAAACGGTGAAAATGGAAACGGTAATGGCGGAGAAACTAAAACATAAACTGCGTTCACGAGTTTATGTGTTCACGTGTTCATGAGTTAAAAGAACTTAAAAGCCTCTAACTCGTCAACTTGTAGACTTGTGAACTTATGAACGCCTTTATTATTTAAGGAGAAAGGATGCAAATAATAGACGGCAAAAAAATATCGGCTGAAATAAGGGCAGAACTTAAGGCCAAGGTTTCTAAACTTAAGGAAAAAGGAACCGAACCGGGGCTGGCTGCAATACTGGTTGGGGATGATCCGGCAAGCCATGTTTATGTCGCATCAAAAATTAAGGCATGCGAAGCCCTCGGAATAAAATCGTTCCATCACAAACTGCCGTCATCAACAAAAGAGGAAGAAGTTTTGGAATTAATATGCGTCCTAAATAATGATTCCCGGGTTAACGGGATACTTCTTCAGCTGCCACTGCCTTTAGGAATCAATCCCGACAGATGTTTAGAAGAAATAAGCCCGGAAAAAGATGTTGACGGGCTTACCCCAATAAGCATGGGAAGGCTTTTTAGCCTTAAAAGATTTGAGGAGATAGAAAAAAATAAACTTTTTGTTCCGTGTACGCCGTTAGGAGTAATATTTCTTCTTAAAAAATACAATATTCCAATTGAGGGAAAAAATGCCGTTGTCTTAGGGCGGTCAAACCTTGTCGGAAAACCTCTTGCGATGCTTTTTCTTTCAAATAATGCCACGGTAACAATGGCCCATTCGCAAACCAGAGATGTTCCTGAAATATGCCGTAAAGCAGACATATTGGTCGCCGCAATAGGACAGCCGCAATTTGTTAAAAAAGAGTTTGTTAAAGAAGGGGCTGCGGTAATTGATGTTGGGATTAACCGCGAAGATTCGGGCCTTTCAGGTGACGTTGACTTTGATTCCGTAAAAGAGGTGGCCGGGTTCATTACCCCGGTTCCCGGCGGTGTAGGCCCCATGACGATAACAATGCTGATGCATAACACCGTTTTAGCCAGCATAAAATACTAAACTCATTTTAAATTCAGGATAACCAATGAAACTAGTTTTTTTCGTCAATATTCTCGTTCCCTTATTTGCCGGGCTGGTCTATCTTGTTTTAATCCTTGAGCTAAACAGGGTAAGAAAAATACGAAAGATTATGTTCGGCGAGATGGGATACAAGAAAATGTTTTTTGCATTTCTTTTGCTGGGAATATATCTTGTAACGAGGCCGCTTCAAAATCTTATAGGCCCGCATC
Protein-coding regions in this window:
- the folD gene encoding bifunctional methylenetetrahydrofolate dehydrogenase/methenyltetrahydrofolate cyclohydrolase FolD, whose protein sequence is MQIIDGKKISAEIRAELKAKVSKLKEKGTEPGLAAILVGDDPASHVYVASKIKACEALGIKSFHHKLPSSTKEEEVLELICVLNNDSRVNGILLQLPLPLGINPDRCLEEISPEKDVDGLTPISMGRLFSLKRFEEIEKNKLFVPCTPLGVIFLLKKYNIPIEGKNAVVLGRSNLVGKPLAMLFLSNNATVTMAHSQTRDVPEICRKADILVAAIGQPQFVKKEFVKEGAAVIDVGINREDSGLSGDVDFDSVKEVAGFITPVPGGVGPMTITMLMHNTVLASIKY